Proteins encoded in a region of the Thunnus maccoyii chromosome 4, fThuMac1.1, whole genome shotgun sequence genome:
- the LOC121896104 gene encoding probable phospholipid-transporting ATPase IIA isoform X1, protein MTDNIPLQPVRRPKRNDSKHRNGCCPWSRCCGMGDFRPRTVWLGHPEKREQRYPRNVINNQKYNFFTFLPAVLFNQFKYFFNLYFLLLACSQFVKELRLGALYTYWVPLGLVLIITIMREAVEEIRCYLRDKEVNSQIYSKLSTRGTVKVKSSSIQVGDLIIVEKNQRVPADMIFLRTSERNGSCFLRTDQLDGETDWKLRLPVACTQRLPTAGDLLQIRSYVYAEEPNIDIHNFIGTFTRVSACINIQIKFSVMERFLSFLIIMYICIYSQLLQEDGDPPVSESLSIENTLWASTVVASGTVVGVVIYTGKELRSVMNTSNPRHKVGLFDLEVNCLTKILFGALVVVSLVMVALQHFAGRWYLQILRFLLLLSHIVPISLRVNLDMGKMVFSWMIKKDSKIPGTVVRASTIPEQLGRISYLLTDKTGTLTQNEMVFRRLHLGTVAYGMDSMDEVQSHVFSAYTQPTHDLPASRAPAATKVRKTISSRVHEAVKAIALVHNVTPVYESNGVTDQAEAEQHYEDTCRVYQASSPDEVSLVQWTESVGLTLVGRDQSSMQLRTPSGQILNFTILQIFPFTYESKRMGIIVRDESTGEITFYMKGADVVMAGIVQYNDWLEEECGNMAREGLRVLVVSKKSLTEEQYQDFEARYVQAKLSVHDRSLKVATVIESLEMEMELLCLTGVEDQLQTDVRPTLEILRNAGIKVWMLTGDKLETATCTAKNAHLITRNQDIHIFRPVTTRGEAHLELNAFRRKHDCALVISGDSLEVCLKYYEYEFMELACQCPAVVCCRCAPTQKAQIVRLLQERTGKLTCAVGDGGNDVSMIQEADCGVGVEGKEGKQASLAADFSVTQFKHLGRLLMVHGRNSYKRSAALSQFVIHRSLCISTMQTVFSSVFYFASVPLYQGFLIIGYSTIYTMFPVFSLVLDKDVKSEVAMLYPELYKDLLKGRPLSFKTFLIWVLISIYQGSIIMYGAMLLFDSEFVHIVAISFTSLILTELLMVALTIQTWHWLMIVAELLSLACYIASLVFLHEFIDVYFITTLSFLWKVTVITLVSCLPLYILKYLRRRFSPPSYSKLTS, encoded by the exons GTGCTGCCCGTGGTCGAGATGCTGTGGCATGGGTGACTTCCGTCCCCGCACCGTGTGGCTCGGCCACCCAGAAAAGAGGGAGCAGAGGTACCCCAGGAATGTCATTAACAACCAGAAGTACAACTTCTTCACCTTCCTGCCTGCG GTGCTGTTCAATCAGTTCAAGTACTTCTTCAACCTGTACTTTTTGCTTTTGGCCTGCTCTCAGTTTGTGAAGGAGCTACGTTTAGGTGCCCTCTACACCTACTGGGTCCCTTTG GGTCTTGTTTTGATTATTACCATCATGAGAGAGGCAGTTGAAGAAATAAGATGCTACCTTCGAGACAAAGAAGTGAACTCGCAGATTTACAGCAAGCTATCAACAAGAG GCACAGTGAAggttaaaagcagcagcattCAAGTTGGAGACCTTATAATTGTGGAAAAG AACCAGCGTGTTCCTGCTGACATGATCTTTTTAAGGACCTCTGAAAGAAATG GCTCCTGTTTCCTTCGGACTGACCAGCTGGATGGAGAGACCGACTGGAAACTACGCCTCCCAGTGGCCTGCACACAGAGGCTGCCAACTGCTGGC GACCTTCTCCAAATCAGATCATATGTGTATGCAGAAGAACCAAACATTGATATCCACAACTTTATTGGAACTTTCACCAGGGTGAGTGCTTGCATTAATATTCAGATTAAATTTAGTGTAATGGAACGGTTTCTATCATTCCTCATCATAATGTATATTTGCATATATTCTCAACTGTTACAGGAAGATGGAGACCCTCCAGTCAGCGAAAGTCTCAGCATTGAGAACACCCTGTGGGCCAGCACTGTTGTTGCTTCTG GCACAGTGGTGGGGGTTGTGATTTACACAGGCAAGGAGCTGCGCAGTGTCATGAACACCTCCAACCCGAGGCACAAG GTGGGTTTATTTGACTTGGAAGTGAACTGTTTGACTAAGATCCTGTTCGGGGCCCTGGTGGTGGTTTCTCTGGTCATGGTGGCCCTGCAGCACTTCGCTGGCCGTTGGTACCTCCAGATCCTGCGCTTCCTCCTACTCCTCTCTCACATTGTGCCCATTAG tttgCGTGTCAATCTGGATATGGGAAAGATGGTTTTCAGTTGGATGATAAAGAAAGACTCCAAGATACCAGGGACGGTGGTGAGGGCGAGCACCATACCCGAACAGCTCGGACGAATCTCCTACCTGCTGACTGACAAAACAG GTACTCTGACCCAAAATGAAATGGTGTTCCGGCGACTCCATCTTGGAACCGTGGCGTACGGGATGGACTCTATGGATGAAGTACAGAGCCATGTGTTCAGCGCCTACACACag CCCACCCACGACCTTCCAGCCTCCAGGGCTCCGGCAGCCACTAAGGTACGCAAGACCATCAGCAGTAGAGTCCATGAGGCTGTGAAGGCCATCGCCCTGGTGCACAACGTGACACCCGTGTACGAGTCCAATGGTGTGACAGACCAGGCCGAGGCTGAGCAGCATTATGAAGATACTTGCAGAGTTTACCAGGCTTCCAGCCCAGACGAG GTGTCGCTGGTGCAGTGGACTGAGAGCGTGGGTCTGACTCTGGTTGGAAGAGACCAGTCCTCCATGCAGCTGCGGACCCCTAGTGGCCAAATCCTGAACTTCACCATCCTGCAGATATTCCCCTTCACCTACGAGAGCAAGAGGATGGGCATCATAGTGAGA GATGAATCGACAGGAGAGATCACTTTCTACATGAAGGGAGCTGATGTGGTGATGGCGGGCATCGTCCAGTATAACGATTGGCTGGAAGAGGAG TGCGGGAACATGGCGAGGGAAGGTCTGAGGGTCCTTGTGGTCTCCAAGAAGTCCCTGACAGAGGAGCAGTATCAAGATTTTGAG gcaCGGTACGTCCAGGCCAAGCTCAGCGTCCATGACCGCTCTCTGAAGGTGGCCACAGTGATTGAGAGTctggagatggagatggagctCCTGTGTCTGACCGGGGTGGAGGACCAGCTCCAGACCGACGTCAGGCCCACCCTTGAGATCCTCCGCAATGCAGGCATTAAG gTTTGGATGCTGACAGGAGACAAGCTGGAAACAGCCACATGCACCGCTAAGAACGCACATCTGATCACCCGCAACCAGGACATCCATATCTTCAGACCG GTGACAACACGAGGGGAAGCCCACCTGGAGCTCAACGCCTTCAGGAGAAAACACGACTGCGCGCTGGTGATATCTGGGGACTCGCTTGAG GTTTGCCTGAAATACTACGAGTACGAATTCATGGAGCTCGCGTGTCAGTGTCCCGCTGTGGTTTGCTGCCGATGTGCCCCGACTCAGAAGGCTCAGATAGTCCGGCTGCTTCAAGAGCGTACAGGCAAACTCACCTGCGCTGTAG GGGATGGAGGAAACGATGTCAGCATGATCCAGGAAGCCGACTGTGGCGTGGGAGTGGAGGGAAAA GAAGGAAAGCAGGCCTCGCTGGCTGCCGACTTCTCGGTGACTCAGTTCAAACATTTAGGCCGTCTGCTCATGGTCCACGGTCGGAACAGCTACAAGAGGTCTGCAGCTCTCAGCCAGTTCGTCATCCACAGGAGCCTGTGCATCAGCACTATGCAG acggttttctcctctgttttctaCTTTGCTTCAGTCCCGCTCTACCAAGGATTCCTGATTATTGG CTACTCCACCATCTACACCATGTTCCCTGTCTTCTCTCTGGTGCTGGACAAAGATGTGAAGTCAGAGGTCGCCATGTTGTATCCAGAATTATATAAAGATCTCTTGAAG GGTCGACCACTATCATTCAAGACATTTCTAATATGGGTCTTGATAAGTATCTATCAAG GGAGCATCATCATGTACGGGGCGATGCTGCTCTTCGACTCGGAGTTCGTCCACATCGTCGCCATTTCCTTCACCTCTCTCATTCTGACCGAGCTGCTGATGGTTGCTCTGACCATCCAGACGTGGCACTGGCTCATGATAGTCGCCGAGCTCCTGAGCCTGGCCTGTTACATCGCCTCGCTCGTCTTCCTGCACGAGTTCATAG ATGTTTACTTCATCACCACGCTATCGTTCCTCTGGAAGGTGACAGTCATCACGCTGGTGAGCTGTCTGCCCCTTTACATCCTCAAGTACCTGCGGAGACGCTTCTCCCCGCCCAGCTACTCCAAGCTGACCtcttaa
- the LOC121896104 gene encoding probable phospholipid-transporting ATPase IIA isoform X2, producing the protein MTDNIPLQPVRRPKRNDSKHRNGCCPWSRCCGMGDFRPRTVWLGHPEKREQRYPRNVINNQKYNFFTFLPAVLFNQFKYFFNLYFLLLACSQFVKELRLGALYTYWVPLGLVLIITIMREAVEEIRCYLRDKEVNSQIYSKLSTRGTVKVKSSSIQVGDLIIVEKNQRVPADMIFLRTSERNGSCFLRTDQLDGETDWKLRLPVACTQRLPTAGDLLQIRSYVYAEEPNIDIHNFIGTFTREDGDPPVSESLSIENTLWASTVVASGTVVGVVIYTGKELRSVMNTSNPRHKVGLFDLEVNCLTKILFGALVVVSLVMVALQHFAGRWYLQILRFLLLLSHIVPISLRVNLDMGKMVFSWMIKKDSKIPGTVVRASTIPEQLGRISYLLTDKTGTLTQNEMVFRRLHLGTVAYGMDSMDEVQSHVFSAYTQPTHDLPASRAPAATKVRKTISSRVHEAVKAIALVHNVTPVYESNGVTDQAEAEQHYEDTCRVYQASSPDEVSLVQWTESVGLTLVGRDQSSMQLRTPSGQILNFTILQIFPFTYESKRMGIIVRDESTGEITFYMKGADVVMAGIVQYNDWLEEECGNMAREGLRVLVVSKKSLTEEQYQDFEARYVQAKLSVHDRSLKVATVIESLEMEMELLCLTGVEDQLQTDVRPTLEILRNAGIKVWMLTGDKLETATCTAKNAHLITRNQDIHIFRPVTTRGEAHLELNAFRRKHDCALVISGDSLEVCLKYYEYEFMELACQCPAVVCCRCAPTQKAQIVRLLQERTGKLTCAVGDGGNDVSMIQEADCGVGVEGKEGKQASLAADFSVTQFKHLGRLLMVHGRNSYKRSAALSQFVIHRSLCISTMQTVFSSVFYFASVPLYQGFLIIGYSTIYTMFPVFSLVLDKDVKSEVAMLYPELYKDLLKGRPLSFKTFLIWVLISIYQGSIIMYGAMLLFDSEFVHIVAISFTSLILTELLMVALTIQTWHWLMIVAELLSLACYIASLVFLHEFIDVYFITTLSFLWKVTVITLVSCLPLYILKYLRRRFSPPSYSKLTS; encoded by the exons GTGCTGCCCGTGGTCGAGATGCTGTGGCATGGGTGACTTCCGTCCCCGCACCGTGTGGCTCGGCCACCCAGAAAAGAGGGAGCAGAGGTACCCCAGGAATGTCATTAACAACCAGAAGTACAACTTCTTCACCTTCCTGCCTGCG GTGCTGTTCAATCAGTTCAAGTACTTCTTCAACCTGTACTTTTTGCTTTTGGCCTGCTCTCAGTTTGTGAAGGAGCTACGTTTAGGTGCCCTCTACACCTACTGGGTCCCTTTG GGTCTTGTTTTGATTATTACCATCATGAGAGAGGCAGTTGAAGAAATAAGATGCTACCTTCGAGACAAAGAAGTGAACTCGCAGATTTACAGCAAGCTATCAACAAGAG GCACAGTGAAggttaaaagcagcagcattCAAGTTGGAGACCTTATAATTGTGGAAAAG AACCAGCGTGTTCCTGCTGACATGATCTTTTTAAGGACCTCTGAAAGAAATG GCTCCTGTTTCCTTCGGACTGACCAGCTGGATGGAGAGACCGACTGGAAACTACGCCTCCCAGTGGCCTGCACACAGAGGCTGCCAACTGCTGGC GACCTTCTCCAAATCAGATCATATGTGTATGCAGAAGAACCAAACATTGATATCCACAACTTTATTGGAACTTTCACCAGG GAAGATGGAGACCCTCCAGTCAGCGAAAGTCTCAGCATTGAGAACACCCTGTGGGCCAGCACTGTTGTTGCTTCTG GCACAGTGGTGGGGGTTGTGATTTACACAGGCAAGGAGCTGCGCAGTGTCATGAACACCTCCAACCCGAGGCACAAG GTGGGTTTATTTGACTTGGAAGTGAACTGTTTGACTAAGATCCTGTTCGGGGCCCTGGTGGTGGTTTCTCTGGTCATGGTGGCCCTGCAGCACTTCGCTGGCCGTTGGTACCTCCAGATCCTGCGCTTCCTCCTACTCCTCTCTCACATTGTGCCCATTAG tttgCGTGTCAATCTGGATATGGGAAAGATGGTTTTCAGTTGGATGATAAAGAAAGACTCCAAGATACCAGGGACGGTGGTGAGGGCGAGCACCATACCCGAACAGCTCGGACGAATCTCCTACCTGCTGACTGACAAAACAG GTACTCTGACCCAAAATGAAATGGTGTTCCGGCGACTCCATCTTGGAACCGTGGCGTACGGGATGGACTCTATGGATGAAGTACAGAGCCATGTGTTCAGCGCCTACACACag CCCACCCACGACCTTCCAGCCTCCAGGGCTCCGGCAGCCACTAAGGTACGCAAGACCATCAGCAGTAGAGTCCATGAGGCTGTGAAGGCCATCGCCCTGGTGCACAACGTGACACCCGTGTACGAGTCCAATGGTGTGACAGACCAGGCCGAGGCTGAGCAGCATTATGAAGATACTTGCAGAGTTTACCAGGCTTCCAGCCCAGACGAG GTGTCGCTGGTGCAGTGGACTGAGAGCGTGGGTCTGACTCTGGTTGGAAGAGACCAGTCCTCCATGCAGCTGCGGACCCCTAGTGGCCAAATCCTGAACTTCACCATCCTGCAGATATTCCCCTTCACCTACGAGAGCAAGAGGATGGGCATCATAGTGAGA GATGAATCGACAGGAGAGATCACTTTCTACATGAAGGGAGCTGATGTGGTGATGGCGGGCATCGTCCAGTATAACGATTGGCTGGAAGAGGAG TGCGGGAACATGGCGAGGGAAGGTCTGAGGGTCCTTGTGGTCTCCAAGAAGTCCCTGACAGAGGAGCAGTATCAAGATTTTGAG gcaCGGTACGTCCAGGCCAAGCTCAGCGTCCATGACCGCTCTCTGAAGGTGGCCACAGTGATTGAGAGTctggagatggagatggagctCCTGTGTCTGACCGGGGTGGAGGACCAGCTCCAGACCGACGTCAGGCCCACCCTTGAGATCCTCCGCAATGCAGGCATTAAG gTTTGGATGCTGACAGGAGACAAGCTGGAAACAGCCACATGCACCGCTAAGAACGCACATCTGATCACCCGCAACCAGGACATCCATATCTTCAGACCG GTGACAACACGAGGGGAAGCCCACCTGGAGCTCAACGCCTTCAGGAGAAAACACGACTGCGCGCTGGTGATATCTGGGGACTCGCTTGAG GTTTGCCTGAAATACTACGAGTACGAATTCATGGAGCTCGCGTGTCAGTGTCCCGCTGTGGTTTGCTGCCGATGTGCCCCGACTCAGAAGGCTCAGATAGTCCGGCTGCTTCAAGAGCGTACAGGCAAACTCACCTGCGCTGTAG GGGATGGAGGAAACGATGTCAGCATGATCCAGGAAGCCGACTGTGGCGTGGGAGTGGAGGGAAAA GAAGGAAAGCAGGCCTCGCTGGCTGCCGACTTCTCGGTGACTCAGTTCAAACATTTAGGCCGTCTGCTCATGGTCCACGGTCGGAACAGCTACAAGAGGTCTGCAGCTCTCAGCCAGTTCGTCATCCACAGGAGCCTGTGCATCAGCACTATGCAG acggttttctcctctgttttctaCTTTGCTTCAGTCCCGCTCTACCAAGGATTCCTGATTATTGG CTACTCCACCATCTACACCATGTTCCCTGTCTTCTCTCTGGTGCTGGACAAAGATGTGAAGTCAGAGGTCGCCATGTTGTATCCAGAATTATATAAAGATCTCTTGAAG GGTCGACCACTATCATTCAAGACATTTCTAATATGGGTCTTGATAAGTATCTATCAAG GGAGCATCATCATGTACGGGGCGATGCTGCTCTTCGACTCGGAGTTCGTCCACATCGTCGCCATTTCCTTCACCTCTCTCATTCTGACCGAGCTGCTGATGGTTGCTCTGACCATCCAGACGTGGCACTGGCTCATGATAGTCGCCGAGCTCCTGAGCCTGGCCTGTTACATCGCCTCGCTCGTCTTCCTGCACGAGTTCATAG ATGTTTACTTCATCACCACGCTATCGTTCCTCTGGAAGGTGACAGTCATCACGCTGGTGAGCTGTCTGCCCCTTTACATCCTCAAGTACCTGCGGAGACGCTTCTCCCCGCCCAGCTACTCCAAGCTGACCtcttaa